One segment of Thermoanaerobacter kivui DNA contains the following:
- the prmA gene encoding 50S ribosomal protein L11 methyltransferase: MKWIEVQVMTTQEAEEAVTNIMHELGAGGVVIKNPNDVKLLAQNDSWDYLDPSLFEENEAVKVFAYFPMASDTTDKINLLKERVVELKSFGIDIGNFEFKVSEVNEADWENNWKQYYKPLKVGEKIVIKPSWEEYNPEEGELIVELDPGMAFGTGTHETTKMCLEFLEKIIKQGDVVFDIGCGSGILSIASGKLGAKEVYAADIDDVSVEIARQNVELNNLQNVKVFKSNLLKEFVGKADVIVANIIADVIIKLSGEVPHYLQDKGLFLASGIIKSRKEEVVEKIQNFFEILKIKEEGEWCAILARKK; the protein is encoded by the coding sequence ATGAAATGGATTGAGGTCCAGGTTATGACTACACAAGAAGCTGAAGAAGCTGTAACAAACATCATGCACGAGTTGGGTGCGGGTGGTGTAGTTATAAAAAATCCTAATGATGTTAAATTATTAGCTCAAAATGACAGCTGGGATTACCTTGACCCTTCTCTTTTTGAAGAGAATGAAGCTGTTAAAGTGTTTGCCTATTTTCCGATGGCTTCAGACACTACGGATAAAATCAACCTCTTAAAGGAAAGGGTTGTAGAATTAAAATCTTTTGGAATTGACATTGGCAATTTTGAATTTAAAGTGTCAGAAGTAAATGAAGCAGACTGGGAAAATAACTGGAAACAGTATTATAAACCTTTAAAGGTAGGAGAAAAGATTGTGATCAAGCCTTCTTGGGAAGAATATAACCCCGAAGAAGGAGAATTGATTGTTGAGTTAGACCCCGGAATGGCTTTTGGTACAGGTACTCATGAGACAACTAAAATGTGTTTAGAGTTTTTGGAAAAAATTATAAAACAAGGTGATGTGGTTTTTGACATAGGGTGTGGGTCAGGTATACTTAGCATTGCAAGTGGGAAGTTAGGGGCTAAAGAGGTTTATGCTGCAGACATAGATGATGTTTCTGTAGAGATAGCACGTCAAAATGTGGAATTAAATAATTTGCAAAATGTAAAAGTATTTAAAAGCAATTTGTTAAAAGAATTTGTTGGAAAGGCTGATGTCATAGTAGCGAATATCATTGCTGATGTTATAATTAAACTGTCAGGAGAGGTACCTCATTATCTGCAGGACAAAGGGTTATTTTTAGCCAGTGGCATAATAAAAAGCAGGAAAGAAGAGGTTGTAGAAAAAATACAGAATTTTTTTGAAATATTAAAAATAAAAGAAGAAGGAGAATGGTGTGCAATATTAGCGAGGAAAAAGTGA
- a CDS encoding 16S rRNA (uracil(1498)-N(3))-methyltransferase, whose product MRKFFVDKEKIKENFAYIEGKDTHHIINVLRLKKGDKIVISDGSTEYLTSIYDVEKNRVILFLESKLQSNTESSIEIALFQGLPKSDKMELIIQKCTEIGVKKFIPIITRYSVVNIKNSNLNKKIERWNKISQEACKQSGRTSLPEICMPISFEEALKQIDEFDLCIIPYEKEKTLKLKEVLDGVKNIKKVAIFIGPEGGFSEKEIDLALRYSAKLVSLGPRILRTETAAISVCSIVMYELGDMG is encoded by the coding sequence ATGAGGAAATTTTTTGTTGATAAAGAAAAAATAAAAGAAAATTTTGCCTATATAGAGGGAAAAGATACTCATCACATAATAAATGTCCTTCGATTGAAAAAAGGAGATAAAATTGTAATATCTGATGGTTCTACTGAATATCTAACATCTATTTATGACGTAGAAAAAAACAGAGTAATTTTATTTTTAGAAAGCAAATTACAATCGAATACTGAAAGTTCAATTGAAATTGCATTGTTTCAGGGCTTGCCCAAGTCAGATAAAATGGAATTAATAATTCAAAAATGTACAGAGATAGGAGTTAAAAAATTTATTCCCATTATAACTCGCTATTCGGTTGTAAATATAAAAAACAGCAATTTAAACAAAAAAATTGAAAGATGGAATAAGATATCTCAGGAAGCCTGTAAACAATCAGGCAGAACATCATTGCCCGAAATTTGTATGCCTATTTCTTTTGAGGAGGCATTAAAACAAATTGACGAATTTGATTTATGTATAATTCCCTACGAAAAAGAAAAAACTTTAAAATTAAAAGAAGTATTAGATGGAGTAAAAAATATTAAAAAAGTCGCTATTTTTATAGGTCCTGAAGGAGGATTTTCAGAAAAGGAAATTGATTTAGCTTTAAGATATAGCGCTAAACTTGTGAGTTTGGGACCGAGGATTTTAAGAACAGAGACAGCAGCTATTAGTGTGTGTTCCATAGTGATGTATGAGTTGGGAGATATGGGTTAA
- a CDS encoding ACT domain-containing protein produces MDAQKAIISIIGVDKVGIIYSVSKLLAEANINILDISQTILRDIFTMIMIVDISNSTVEFNILKENLNSLGEKMGLKIDIQKEDIFRAMHRL; encoded by the coding sequence GTGGACGCACAAAAAGCGATTATATCCATAATTGGAGTAGACAAAGTCGGTATTATTTACTCTGTTTCAAAATTGTTAGCTGAAGCAAATATAAATATTCTCGACATCAGCCAGACAATTTTAAGGGATATATTTACTATGATTATGATTGTTGATATATCAAATAGTACAGTGGAATTTAATATTTTAAAGGAAAACTTAAATTCTCTTGGAGAGAAAATGGGACTTAAGATTGATATTCAAAAAGAAGACATATTCAGAGCAATGCATAGACTGTGA
- a CDS encoding PFL family protein codes for MRFAFDEIEETIRMVQAEKLDIRTITMGISLRDCVSDNVETLSNKVYDKITKKAKNLVKVANDLESEFGIPIVNKRISVTPIAVISESAKSAEDFIKIAKTLDAAAKEVGVNFIGGYSALVHKGFTDGDLRLINSIPEALSSTERVCSSINVATTKAGINMDAVALMGKIIKKTAELTKDKDGIGAAKLVVFCNAPEDNPFMAGAFHGVGEGECVINIGVSGPGVVLAALSKLDSKADFGQVSEIIKKTSFKIARAGELIGRIAAERLNSSFGILDLSLAPTPEIGDSIANILEAMGLSKCGAHGTTAALALLNDAVKKGGVMASSYVGGLSGAFIPVSEDAGMISAVEAGALSIEKLEAMTCVCSVGLDMIAIPGDTPAETISAIIADEMAIGMINKKTTAVRIIPVPGKKEGDHVEFGGLLGHAPVMKVNNFSADTFIKRGGRIPAPLHSLNN; via the coding sequence ATGAGATTTGCGTTTGATGAAATAGAAGAAACCATACGTATGGTACAAGCTGAAAAACTTGACATAAGAACTATAACAATGGGTATAAGTTTAAGAGATTGCGTAAGCGATAATGTAGAAACTTTATCAAATAAAGTATACGATAAAATTACAAAAAAGGCTAAAAACCTCGTAAAAGTAGCAAATGACCTTGAATCGGAATTTGGCATACCTATTGTCAACAAACGTATTTCTGTAACACCAATAGCTGTAATTTCTGAAAGTGCAAAAAGCGCGGAAGATTTTATAAAAATAGCAAAGACTCTGGATGCTGCAGCAAAAGAAGTCGGGGTTAATTTCATCGGAGGGTACTCGGCACTTGTACACAAAGGTTTTACTGATGGCGATTTAAGATTAATAAATTCAATACCTGAAGCATTATCTTCTACTGAACGAGTTTGTTCTTCAATCAATGTAGCTACAACAAAAGCAGGTATAAATATGGATGCTGTAGCTTTAATGGGGAAAATAATTAAAAAAACCGCCGAACTTACAAAAGATAAAGACGGAATAGGTGCAGCTAAACTTGTAGTTTTCTGCAATGCGCCAGAAGACAATCCATTTATGGCGGGCGCTTTTCACGGTGTAGGTGAAGGCGAATGTGTCATAAATATTGGCGTAAGTGGACCAGGCGTAGTCTTAGCAGCACTTTCAAAACTTGATAGCAAAGCTGATTTCGGTCAAGTTTCCGAAATTATTAAAAAAACTTCCTTTAAAATTGCACGTGCAGGTGAACTTATAGGAAGGATTGCAGCAGAAAGATTAAACTCATCTTTCGGCATACTTGACCTGTCGCTTGCACCAACTCCCGAAATTGGTGATAGTATCGCAAACATACTTGAAGCAATGGGACTTTCAAAATGCGGTGCACATGGTACAACAGCAGCACTGGCGCTCTTAAATGACGCCGTCAAAAAAGGCGGTGTAATGGCATCATCCTATGTTGGAGGTTTAAGCGGTGCTTTTATACCTGTAAGTGAAGACGCAGGAATGATAAGCGCTGTTGAGGCAGGTGCACTATCAATAGAAAAGCTTGAAGCAATGACATGCGTGTGTTCTGTCGGTCTTGACATGATTGCAATACCTGGGGATACGCCAGCCGAAACTATATCAGCAATAATTGCAGATGAAATGGCAATTGGCATGATAAACAAAAAGACAACAGCTGTAAGGATCATCCCTGTACCCGGCAAAAAAGAAGGAGACCATGTTGAATTTGGTGGACTTTTGGGACACGCACCTGTTATGAAAGTAAACAATTTTTCCGCCGATACATTTATAAAAAGGGGTGGCAGGATTCCTGCCCCGCTTCATAGCTTGAATAATTAA
- the mtaB gene encoding tRNA (N(6)-L-threonylcarbamoyladenosine(37)-C(2))-methylthiotransferase MtaB: MAKVDLSFSYGHKKAVAFYTLGCKVNQYETEVMAELFKKAGYEVVDFDEKADVYVINTCTVTSRSDMKSRQEIRKARKKNSDAVVVAVGCYVQVSPDEVFSLPEVDIAIGTKNKDKIVELVEEFIEKKEKINIVNDIMKQRKYEEFEASAYTERTRAFIKIQDGCNQYCTYCIIPYARGPVRSRKPESIIEEAKRFADLGYKEIVLTGIHIASYGKDLKNVGLLDVIKMIHEIEGIKRIRLSSIEPTFLTEEFISEISKLEKMCRHYHVSLQSGCDETLKRMGRKYTTEEYKKVIERLRQYIEDVAITTDVMVGFPGETEEEFDKTYNFLKDICFSKLHVFKYSRRKGTKAYNFPNQVPNSVKEERSKKLIELSNECEHQFMSKFIGKTLDVLFEQAVKDKEDYVEGLTDNYLRVAVNGDVNLLRNEILPVKIKEIKNDLLLGEIEGF, from the coding sequence GTGGCAAAAGTAGATTTATCTTTTAGTTATGGTCATAAAAAAGCTGTGGCTTTTTACACTTTAGGCTGTAAGGTAAATCAATATGAGACAGAAGTCATGGCTGAGCTTTTTAAAAAAGCTGGTTATGAAGTAGTTGATTTTGATGAAAAAGCGGATGTTTATGTAATAAACACTTGTACTGTAACAAGTAGAAGTGATATGAAGTCAAGGCAGGAGATACGAAAAGCTAGAAAGAAAAATTCTGATGCGGTGGTAGTAGCTGTTGGCTGCTATGTGCAAGTAAGTCCAGATGAAGTTTTTTCTCTTCCGGAAGTGGATATAGCGATTGGCACAAAGAACAAAGATAAGATAGTAGAATTGGTAGAAGAGTTTATAGAGAAAAAGGAAAAAATAAACATAGTGAATGATATAATGAAACAAAGAAAGTATGAGGAATTTGAGGCTTCTGCCTATACTGAAAGGACGCGCGCTTTTATAAAGATACAAGATGGATGCAACCAGTATTGCACCTATTGTATAATACCTTATGCCAGAGGACCTGTGAGAAGCAGAAAGCCCGAGAGCATAATTGAAGAAGCAAAGAGATTTGCAGATTTAGGCTATAAAGAGATTGTTCTTACAGGAATTCATATTGCATCGTATGGGAAAGACCTTAAGAATGTGGGATTGTTGGATGTCATAAAAATGATCCATGAAATTGAGGGAATAAAGCGAATAAGATTAAGTTCAATTGAACCTACTTTTTTGACAGAGGAGTTTATAAGTGAAATATCTAAATTAGAAAAAATGTGCAGGCATTATCATGTCTCACTGCAAAGTGGTTGTGATGAAACTTTAAAGAGAATGGGAAGAAAGTATACCACAGAGGAATATAAAAAAGTAATTGAAAGGTTGCGCCAGTATATTGAGGATGTGGCAATAACAACAGATGTGATGGTAGGCTTTCCGGGGGAAACAGAAGAAGAATTTGACAAGACTTATAATTTTTTAAAGGATATATGTTTTAGCAAATTGCACGTTTTTAAATATTCCAGGAGAAAAGGCACAAAAGCCTATAACTTTCCAAACCAAGTTCCGAATTCTGTAAAAGAAGAGAGGAGTAAAAAACTGATAGAGTTGTCTAATGAGTGTGAGCATCAGTTTATGAGTAAATTTATAGGAAAAACTTTAGATGTGCTTTTTGAACAAGCTGTAAAAGACAAAGAAGATTACGTGGAAGGCTTAACAGATAACTACCTTAGGGTAGCAGTAAATGGGGATGTAAATTTATTAAGAAATGAAATTTTACCTGTAAAAATAAAAGAGATAAAAAATGATTTATTGTTAGGAGAAATTGAAGGATTTTAA
- a CDS encoding histidine triad nucleotide-binding protein, producing MSDCIFCKIINKEISSNIVYEDDMVVAFRDINPQAPVHILIVPKEHIPTLLDLNDENKQVVAHAYMVAKELAKREGIDQKGYRIVSNCGKDGGQTVYHIHFHLLGGRFMTWPPG from the coding sequence ATGAGTGATTGTATTTTTTGTAAAATTATAAATAAAGAAATAAGTTCTAATATTGTGTATGAAGATGATATGGTAGTAGCATTTCGCGATATAAATCCTCAAGCTCCTGTACATATACTTATTGTGCCAAAGGAACATATACCTACTTTATTGGACTTAAATGATGAAAATAAACAAGTAGTAGCCCATGCTTATATGGTGGCGAAGGAGCTGGCTAAAAGAGAAGGGATAGACCAAAAAGGGTACAGGATTGTGTCAAATTGTGGAAAAGATGGTGGACAAACAGTGTATCACATACATTTCCATCTTTTAGGTGGAAGATTTATGACTTGGCCGCCAGGTTAA
- the rpsU gene encoding 30S ribosomal protein S21, whose protein sequence is MSEVRVGENESLDNALRRFRRQCSKAGVLSELRKREHYESPSVKRKKKSEAARKRKYKYDR, encoded by the coding sequence GTGTCTGAAGTAAGAGTTGGCGAAAACGAATCGTTGGACAATGCCTTAAGAAGATTTAGGCGCCAGTGTTCCAAAGCCGGAGTATTGTCAGAACTTCGGAAAAGAGAACATTACGAAAGTCCCAGCGTAAAGCGCAAAAAGAAATCAGAAGCAGCAAGAAAAAGAAAATATAAATATGATAGATAA
- a CDS encoding GatB/YqeY domain-containing protein — translation MTLKERIYKDMVEAMKNKDSFKKNILSMVRSAILQVEKDTQKELDDAGVINVISKEIKQRKEVLPDYERNGRQDLVEKAKKEIEIMLTYLPEQLTEEEIEQIVKKVIEETGAANKSDIGKVMAKVMPMVKGRADGNLVKTIVSRYLQ, via the coding sequence ATGACCCTAAAAGAGCGCATATACAAAGATATGGTAGAAGCCATGAAAAACAAAGACAGCTTTAAAAAGAATATATTGAGCATGGTAAGGTCTGCTATACTTCAAGTAGAAAAGGACACGCAAAAGGAGTTAGATGATGCAGGGGTCATCAATGTAATTTCTAAAGAGATTAAGCAACGCAAAGAAGTCTTGCCAGATTATGAAAGAAATGGAAGACAAGATTTGGTGGAAAAAGCTAAAAAAGAGATTGAAATCATGCTTACCTATTTACCTGAGCAGCTAACGGAAGAAGAGATAGAACAAATAGTCAAGAAAGTGATAGAAGAGACAGGGGCAGCGAATAAAAGCGATATAGGCAAAGTTATGGCAAAAGTGATGCCAATGGTAAAAGGAAGAGCAGATGGCAATTTGGTAAAAACTATAGTAAGTCGGTATTTACAGTAA
- the yqfC gene encoding sporulation protein YqfC, protein MKSDVIKGGVINIIDFPKDVLLNLPKITLIGKTQLTIENHRGIIEYIPERVRINTTIGVVRITGKNMVINSIMTEIITISGEITNIKIIV, encoded by the coding sequence ATGAAATCCGATGTAATAAAAGGCGGAGTTATAAATATCATAGACTTTCCTAAAGACGTACTGCTAAATCTCCCTAAAATTACTTTGATAGGGAAAACTCAGCTTACTATAGAAAATCACAGAGGAATTATTGAGTACATTCCAGAGAGAGTGAGAATAAACACTACAATCGGGGTTGTGAGAATAACTGGCAAGAACATGGTTATAAACTCGATAATGACAGAAATCATCACAATTAGCGGCGAAATAACAAATATAAAAATAATAGTATAG
- the yqfD gene encoding sporulation protein YqfD, which yields MLAIKLWNFFRGYAIIKVEGLAIEKFLNLIMANDIYIWDVERKSYTTIVAKVSLRGFKEILPYARKTNCRVFVLSKKGFPFLALHLKRRKMLVFGALLCFVLIYIFSTFIWRIEVEAVNNVDKEVVIEKLSKLGLKPGISKFAIDIDKLETQFLIENDNVSWIGINVKGTNAFVKVIGKVKPKEVLSKDEPCNIIAKRDGIIYKMTVLEGEAVKKVGDTVKAGDIIVTGIIEKPGLETRFVHANAEVIARTWYEVYADVELKKQVFERTNNSITITKIILGNNTITISPKKVDFKTFDKEEKSITPPNFPVKIVKEVYHETKAKTLVVSYSEAQNIAFQKALENLKNVLSKDSKIVGKKENATVIQNRILRANLIVEVLENIGIEEKISYIQEGNID from the coding sequence TTGCTTGCGATAAAATTATGGAATTTTTTTAGAGGATATGCTATTATTAAAGTGGAAGGGCTCGCAATTGAAAAATTTTTAAACCTCATAATGGCTAATGATATTTACATTTGGGATGTTGAAAGAAAAAGCTATACAACTATCGTTGCAAAGGTAAGCCTTAGAGGATTTAAAGAGATACTCCCTTATGCTAGAAAAACCAATTGCCGAGTTTTTGTACTTTCCAAAAAGGGATTTCCTTTTTTGGCTTTGCATCTAAAAAGGCGAAAAATGCTGGTTTTTGGAGCATTGTTGTGTTTTGTATTGATTTATATTTTTTCTACTTTTATATGGAGAATTGAAGTAGAGGCAGTAAATAATGTGGATAAAGAGGTAGTAATAGAAAAACTTTCAAAATTAGGTTTAAAGCCCGGCATATCAAAGTTTGCAATAGATATTGATAAGTTAGAAACTCAATTTTTGATAGAAAATGATAATGTATCGTGGATAGGGATAAACGTAAAAGGCACTAATGCTTTTGTAAAAGTTATAGGTAAGGTAAAGCCAAAAGAAGTATTGTCAAAAGACGAACCATGCAATATAATAGCTAAAAGAGACGGAATAATCTATAAGATGACAGTATTAGAAGGAGAAGCAGTAAAAAAAGTAGGGGATACAGTAAAAGCAGGAGACATAATTGTTACAGGTATAATTGAAAAACCGGGGCTTGAGACAAGATTTGTTCACGCAAATGCGGAAGTTATTGCAAGGACGTGGTATGAAGTTTATGCAGATGTGGAGCTTAAAAAACAGGTTTTTGAAAGAACTAATAACAGTATAACTATTACGAAAATAATTTTAGGCAATAACACTATCACAATTTCACCTAAAAAAGTGGATTTTAAAACTTTTGACAAAGAAGAAAAAAGTATTACACCACCTAATTTTCCTGTTAAAATTGTAAAAGAGGTTTACCATGAGACAAAAGCAAAGACTTTAGTTGTATCCTATAGCGAAGCACAAAATATAGCTTTTCAAAAAGCACTGGAAAATCTCAAAAATGTGTTAAGCAAAGATAGCAAAATCGTCGGTAAAAAAGAAAATGCCACAGTTATACAAAATAGAATTTTAAGAGCAAATCTCATAGTAGAAGTGTTAGAAAATATTGGTATAGAAGAAAAAATATCTTATATACAGGAGGGAAACATTGATTAA
- a CDS encoding PhoH family protein, with amino-acid sequence MIKELAINIDDLEQAANLFGKFDENIKLIEDGLDVKIVIRGGSIKITGEEKNVESANKLFNKLMGMIEKGDVITTQNVLYTMSMIDAGEEEKLKSLLSDIVCITARGKQIRCKTYGQMRYVEAIKRNQIVFGIGPAGTGKTYLAMAMAITAMKNKEIGRIILTRPAVEAGEKLGFLPGDLQEKVDPYLRPLYDALYDILGVEVFQKYMEKGLIEVAPLAYMRGRTLDDSFIILDEAQNTTPEQMKMFLTRIGFGSKAVITGDITQIDLPRGKKSGLKEVMEILKGIEGIEFVMLTEQDVIRHPLVAKIIKAYEIYERNMRESETEKPD; translated from the coding sequence TTGATTAAGGAGTTAGCTATTAATATCGATGACCTTGAACAGGCAGCCAATTTGTTTGGCAAGTTTGATGAAAATATTAAATTAATAGAGGATGGTTTGGATGTAAAAATTGTAATAAGGGGAGGAAGTATTAAAATAACGGGGGAAGAAAAAAACGTGGAATCTGCAAACAAACTTTTCAATAAGTTGATGGGAATGATTGAAAAAGGTGATGTGATTACTACTCAAAATGTATTGTACACTATGAGCATGATTGATGCCGGTGAAGAGGAAAAACTAAAGTCATTATTGTCTGATATTGTGTGTATAACTGCAAGAGGCAAGCAGATAAGGTGTAAAACTTATGGGCAAATGCGGTATGTAGAAGCGATAAAAAGAAATCAAATTGTGTTTGGCATAGGTCCTGCTGGTACAGGTAAGACTTATCTGGCTATGGCGATGGCTATCACTGCGATGAAAAACAAAGAAATAGGAAGGATTATTTTGACAAGACCGGCTGTAGAGGCGGGAGAAAAGTTAGGCTTTTTGCCCGGGGATTTGCAAGAAAAAGTTGACCCTTATTTGAGACCTTTGTATGATGCACTATATGATATTTTAGGGGTAGAGGTCTTTCAAAAATACATGGAAAAAGGCTTAATTGAAGTAGCACCATTGGCTTATATGAGAGGCAGAACGTTGGATGATTCTTTTATAATACTTGATGAAGCGCAAAATACCACTCCTGAACAAATGAAAATGTTTTTGACAAGAATAGGTTTTGGTTCTAAAGCAGTGATAACGGGTGACATCACACAAATAGATTTGCCAAGAGGTAAAAAATCTGGTTTAAAAGAAGTTATGGAAATACTAAAAGGAATTGAAGGTATAGAATTTGTTATGTTGACTGAACAAGATGTCATAAGGCATCCTCTTGTCGCAAAAATCATAAAAGCTTATGAAATTTACGAAAGAAATATGAGGGAAAGCGAAACTGAAAAGCCAGACTGA
- a CDS encoding HD family phosphohydrolase, whose translation MKKLDKPIKEIIKSEKVIIIFFVILNFVSSYALIYTTVTPPKFDLKAGDVATQDIRAPKDVIDTIATQKKIQEAVNAVNPKYDYNENIAKESYLKLIEFFNKLREVRKSSEAEDKKLQDFKAVTSIILEENDIKVLLKIDDNALINMESMVLSTEKAIMARQITDDALPTVLNDAKSIIENSDIAGELKPVATKILSSVIVPNMIYNAYETNLAKKEAEEKVQPVMYKKGQNIVVSGEVVTQQQIEILKSLGLLKSSSKIDYGMIIGLFLFLALSLFLSIYYIIRLDKKITTKKIYIELLCLTGIFYLILVMTFRSINPLLIPSATLPMLISVLIDPYVAIMIDIIYSLLVGLMVGFNQTFIVMSLFGGLIGAIRLSHAKQRLDFVKAGLYVSGVNLVSIVGIGFLNSNDIISVLKSSLWGIVNGAFSIILVIGTLPFWEAAFDILTPLKLLELSNPNNPLLKKLMMDTPGTYHHSIVVANLAEAASDAIGANSLLVRVGSYYHDIGKIKRPYFFKENQLSGENLHDKISPDLSTLVIISHVKDGVELAKKYRLPQAIIDLIKQHHGTSLVKYFYNKASQNETETCEEEAFRYPGPKPSTKEAAILMLADSVEASVRSIPDPTEENIENMVNKIITDRLNDGQLDDSDLTLKDIKTIKNAFLTALNGMFHRRIEYPDIETSKDKEVLE comes from the coding sequence ATGAAAAAATTGGACAAACCCATAAAAGAAATAATAAAAAGCGAAAAAGTGATAATCATTTTTTTTGTCATTTTGAATTTTGTTTCTTCTTATGCATTAATTTATACAACTGTAACCCCTCCTAAATTTGACCTTAAAGCAGGAGATGTGGCAACACAGGACATAAGAGCACCTAAAGATGTCATAGACACAATAGCCACTCAGAAAAAAATTCAAGAAGCGGTAAATGCGGTAAATCCTAAATACGATTACAATGAGAATATAGCTAAAGAGTCTTATCTTAAGCTTATTGAGTTTTTTAATAAATTGAGGGAAGTTCGCAAGTCTTCTGAAGCAGAGGACAAAAAGCTTCAGGATTTTAAAGCTGTTACCTCTATCATTTTAGAAGAGAATGACATAAAAGTGCTTTTAAAAATAGATGACAATGCGCTTATCAACATGGAGTCAATGGTATTGTCAACAGAAAAAGCGATTATGGCGAGGCAGATTACAGACGATGCACTGCCTACTGTTTTAAATGATGCGAAAAGCATTATTGAAAACTCAGATATTGCTGGGGAGTTAAAACCAGTAGCTACGAAGATTTTGTCTTCTGTCATCGTTCCTAATATGATATACAATGCTTACGAGACAAATCTTGCCAAGAAAGAGGCGGAAGAAAAAGTACAGCCGGTAATGTACAAAAAAGGCCAAAACATTGTGGTAAGTGGAGAAGTAGTTACGCAACAACAAATTGAAATTTTAAAGTCGTTGGGGCTTTTAAAAAGTAGTAGCAAAATTGATTATGGCATGATAATAGGCTTATTTCTCTTTCTGGCTTTGTCACTTTTTTTGTCAATCTATTATATCATAAGGTTGGATAAAAAGATAACCACAAAAAAGATATATATTGAACTTTTGTGCTTGACAGGGATTTTTTACCTGATATTGGTAATGACATTTAGAAGTATAAATCCTCTTTTAATACCTTCTGCCACACTACCTATGCTCATTTCAGTTCTTATTGACCCTTATGTTGCTATTATGATTGACATAATTTATTCTCTGTTGGTAGGCTTAATGGTAGGCTTTAACCAGACCTTTATAGTTATGTCATTGTTTGGAGGACTGATTGGTGCAATTAGGCTTTCACATGCCAAGCAAAGATTAGATTTTGTTAAAGCAGGGTTATATGTGAGCGGCGTAAACCTTGTAAGTATTGTTGGAATAGGATTTTTAAACAGCAATGATATAATTTCTGTGTTAAAAAGTAGCTTATGGGGAATTGTTAATGGTGCTTTTAGTATAATTTTGGTTATAGGGACTTTGCCTTTTTGGGAGGCGGCTTTTGATATTTTGACTCCTTTAAAACTTTTGGAATTGTCAAACCCTAACAATCCTCTTCTCAAAAAGCTTATGATGGATACACCGGGAACTTATCATCACAGTATAGTTGTAGCAAATCTTGCCGAGGCTGCTTCTGATGCTATAGGCGCTAACAGTTTGCTGGTGAGAGTAGGTTCTTATTATCACGATATAGGTAAAATTAAAAGACCGTATTTTTTTAAGGAAAATCAGTTATCGGGAGAAAACTTACACGACAAAATTTCTCCGGATTTGAGTACCCTTGTTATAATATCCCACGTAAAAGATGGGGTAGAATTAGCTAAAAAATATAGACTTCCACAAGCTATAATTGATTTGATAAAGCAGCATCATGGCACTTCTTTAGTAAAATATTTTTACAATAAAGCTTCGCAAAATGAAACGGAGACTTGTGAAGAAGAGGCCTTTAGATACCCTGGGCCTAAGCCTTCTACCAAAGAAGCAGCAATACTTATGTTGGCAGATTCTGTTGAGGCTTCAGTAAGGTCTATTCCAGACCCTACAGAGGAAAACATAGAAAATATGGTAAATAAAATTATAACTGACAGGTTAAATGACGGGCAATTAGATGACAGCGATTTGACGTTAAAAGATATTAAAACT